The following are encoded together in the Ovis canadensis isolate MfBH-ARS-UI-01 breed Bighorn chromosome 2, ARS-UI_OviCan_v2, whole genome shotgun sequence genome:
- the CPO gene encoding carboxypeptidase O, with protein sequence MKPLLGTFYLLGMLVPGWLGYDRSLTQQRQEVVGKGVSPWRILETYPYNRYHPMGEIYQWMSEIREKYTEVVTQHFLGMTYESRPMYYLKISQPSNNPKKIIWMDCGIHAREWIAPAFCQWFVKEILQNYKDNSRIRRLLKNLDFYVLPVLNIDGYIYTWTTDRLWRKSRSSHNNGTCFGTDLNRNFDASWCSIGASHNCESLTFCGTGPMSEPETKAVSSFIESKKENIACFLTMHSYGQLILVPYGYTTNKSNNHEELIQVGQKAANALKAKHGTNYRVGSSADILYATSGSSRDWARDIGIPFSYTFELRDNGTYGFVLPETQIQATCEETMEAVLSVLDDVYEKYWYTNSAIKAKSTALVLSLLMSIMSLL encoded by the exons ATGAAACCTCTGCTTGGAACGTTTTATCTGTTGGGTATGCTGGTTCCTGGTTGGTTGGGATACGATAG ATCCCTCACACAACAGAGACAAGAAGTTGTGGGTAAAGGAGTGAGTCCATGGAGGATCCTGGAGACGTATCCTTATAACAGATACCACCCCATGGGGGAG ATCTACCAGTGGATGAGTGAGATAAGGGAGAAGTACACGGAAGTGGTGACGCAGCATTTCCTAGGAATGACTTATGAGAGCCGGCCCATGTATTATTTGAAG ATCAGCCAACCATCCAATAACCCCAAGAAGATTATCTGGATGGACTGTGGAATTCATGCCAGGGAATGGATTGCCCCTGCTTTCTGCCAGTGGTTTGTGAAAGAa ATTCTACAGAACTATAAAGACAACTCAAGGATAAGAAGGCTCCTTAAAAACCTGGACTTCTATGTGCTTCCAGTTCTTAACATAGATGGTTACATCTACACTTGGACGACT GATCGGCTTTGGAGGAAATCCCGTTCATCCCATAATAATGGCACGTGTTTTGGAACAGATCTCAATCGAAACTTTGATGCATCCTGGTGTA GTATCGGTGCATCTCACAACTGTGAAAGTTTAACATTTTGTGGAACGGGGCCCATGTCTGAACCAGAGACGAAAGCTGTTTCCAGCTTTATCGAGAGCAAGAAGGAGAACATTGCCTGCTTCCTGACTATGCACTCTTATGGGCAGCTCATTCTCGTGCCTTATGGCTACACCACAAATAAATCAAATAACCATGAAGAACTG ATCCAAGTTGGACAGAAGGCAGCAAATGCATTGAAAGCAAAGCATGGAACCAATTATAGAGTTGGATCGAGTGCAGATATTTTAt ATGCTACATCAGGATCCTCGAGAGACTGGGCTCGGGACATTGGGATCCCCTTTTCATACACATTTGAACTGAGGGACAATGGTACCTATGGATTTGTCCTGCCAGAAACTCAGATTCAGGCCACTTGTGAGGAAACCATGGAGGCTGTGCTTTCAGTCCTGGATGATGTATATGAGAAATACTGGTACACAAACAGTGCCATAAAGGCTAAATCTACTGCTCTGGTGCTGAGCTTGCTGATGTCCATCATGTCTCTTCTCTAA